In Rhodospirillum rubrum ATCC 11170, a genomic segment contains:
- a CDS encoding putative bifunctional diguanylate cyclase/phosphodiesterase encodes MSASPQAPTPPDRSSPSVSSNLGAEGAGGRRLCGSVVLSAGKILSVDKTLWQALGLSAESLSGLPFLSFLEDPSREVLAARLRLAGPPWDLRTALRVDGRAIPVVLRGDGAADRTTDTPLQVILITLAPQEGEVEPVSQSALFDHIPLGVMLSDGLGRIAYANPAFLAEDIAAVRALLGATPQALATGYLHEGLARTLWEDLLCGRVWRNDVDLPTADGQRTHSRLTIIPLRRDDGAVDRLMTVIEPRSPATDSQAWQQVNHDTLTGLPNRVLFQDRLLTALASARRRNDQLAVLFVDLDHFKTVNDSLGHSFGDQLLQQVATRLSQCLRDSDTLARMGGDEFTIALTGDGHQRDYAMIANRILETLRRPFTLEGGHEVLIGSSIGITLFPNDAEDVDTLLRNADTAMYRAKASGRNAFQFFTEEMNREIQSHLDLENALRRAVRAMDLTIHYQPVVDSATLAVVSAEALVRWPLADKGFIPPSRFIPVAEELGLIDEIGGWVLWNACTQAKVWQAQGAKAFRVSVNVSWRQLRNPDFALRVREALEGTGLGAAFLELEITEGMVLRDPQGIAPALMALSEMGVALAIDNFGSGHSSIKCLRQFPFSILKLDRSCVADVLTSHEDAVLVETAAIMARRLGLTVVAEGVETHAQLEFLREHYCDLIQGYLFGRPLPPEDFARML; translated from the coding sequence ATGTCCGCCAGCCCGCAAGCCCCCACCCCGCCCGATCGTTCGTCGCCCTCCGTCTCCTCGAACCTTGGGGCGGAGGGCGCGGGCGGGCGTCGTCTATGCGGTTCGGTGGTCTTGTCGGCGGGGAAAATCCTCTCCGTCGATAAGACCCTCTGGCAAGCCCTAGGGCTTTCGGCCGAGTCGCTCAGCGGCTTGCCCTTCCTCTCGTTCCTTGAGGACCCCTCGCGCGAGGTGTTGGCCGCGCGCCTGCGTCTGGCCGGACCGCCCTGGGACCTGCGCACGGCGCTAAGGGTCGATGGCCGGGCCATTCCCGTCGTGCTACGCGGCGACGGAGCGGCCGATAGAACGACGGATACCCCCCTTCAGGTGATCCTCATCACCCTCGCCCCCCAAGAGGGAGAGGTCGAGCCCGTTTCCCAATCGGCGCTGTTTGACCATATCCCCCTGGGCGTGATGCTCAGCGATGGCCTTGGCCGGATCGCCTATGCCAATCCGGCCTTCCTGGCCGAGGACATCGCCGCCGTGCGCGCCCTTCTGGGGGCGACTCCCCAGGCCCTGGCCACGGGATACCTTCATGAGGGACTGGCGCGCACCCTGTGGGAGGATTTGCTCTGCGGGCGGGTCTGGCGAAACGACGTGGACCTGCCGACCGCGGACGGCCAGCGCACCCACAGCCGTCTGACCATCATCCCGCTGCGTCGCGATGACGGCGCGGTCGATCGCCTGATGACGGTGATCGAACCCCGCTCGCCGGCGACCGACAGCCAAGCCTGGCAGCAGGTCAACCACGACACCCTGACCGGCCTGCCCAACCGGGTTCTGTTCCAGGACCGTCTGCTCACCGCCCTGGCTTCGGCCCGCCGCCGCAACGATCAACTCGCCGTGCTCTTTGTCGATCTCGACCATTTCAAGACGGTCAACGACTCGCTTGGCCATTCCTTCGGCGATCAGTTGCTTCAACAGGTGGCCACGCGCTTGTCGCAGTGCCTGCGCGACAGCGACACCCTGGCGCGCATGGGCGGCGATGAATTCACCATCGCCCTGACCGGCGACGGCCACCAGCGCGACTATGCGATGATCGCCAACCGCATCCTTGAAACCCTGCGCCGGCCCTTCACCCTGGAGGGCGGGCACGAGGTGCTGATCGGCAGTTCGATCGGCATCACCCTTTTTCCCAATGACGCCGAAGACGTCGATACCTTGTTGCGCAACGCTGATACGGCGATGTATCGGGCCAAGGCCTCGGGGCGGAACGCCTTTCAGTTCTTCACCGAGGAAATGAACCGGGAAATCCAAAGCCATCTCGACCTGGAAAACGCCCTGCGCCGGGCCGTGCGGGCGATGGATTTGACCATCCATTACCAACCGGTGGTCGACAGCGCGACCCTGGCGGTGGTCTCGGCCGAAGCCCTGGTGCGCTGGCCCTTGGCCGACAAGGGGTTCATCCCGCCCTCGCGGTTCATTCCGGTGGCCGAGGAACTGGGGCTGATCGACGAGATCGGCGGCTGGGTGCTGTGGAACGCCTGCACCCAGGCCAAGGTCTGGCAGGCTCAGGGGGCGAAGGCCTTTCGCGTTTCGGTCAATGTGTCCTGGCGCCAGTTGCGCAATCCCGATTTCGCCCTGCGCGTCCGCGAGGCGCTAGAGGGAACCGGCCTTGGCGCGGCGTTCCTCGAGCTGGAAATCACCGAGGGGATGGTGCTGCGCGATCCCCAGGGCATCGCCCCGGCGCTGATGGCCTTATCCGAGATGGGGGTGGCCCTGGCGATCGACAATTTCGGCTCGGGCCACAGCTCGATCAAATGCCTGCGCCAGTTTCCCTTTTCCATCCTCAAGCTCGACCGCTCCTGCGTGGCCGATGTGCTGACCAGCCACGAGGATGCCGTTCTTGTGGAAACCGCCGCGATCATGGCCCGGCGCCTCGGCCTAACCGTCGTAGCCGAAGGCGTGGAAACCCACGCGCAACTAGAATTTCTGCGCGAGCACTATTGCGATCTGATCCAGGGTTATCTGTTCGGCCGGCCGCTGCCGCCCGAGGACT
- a CDS encoding alpha/beta hydrolase — translation MHLEVLRVPPTTADPEMADRPPLVFVHGAFAGAWCWRETFMPWFAARGWDTHALSLRGHGASDGAERLDSTRLADYADDLRRVIDELDRPPVLIGHSMGGMVVQKVLEDTQAAAAVLLASVPPTGLFSGSVLMALRHPLLCMALWRIQTFGPEEASLRMVEAGLFSTPLDAREAERYTALLQNESSRVVLDMTWFDVPRRRCPQELPLLVLGAEDDAFVPPIEVLATAAFHGTTAQLLPDIGHAMMLDRGWEKTASVMEEWLRCSAF, via the coding sequence ATGCATCTCGAAGTCTTGCGGGTCCCGCCAACCACCGCCGATCCGGAGATGGCCGACCGGCCACCGCTGGTTTTCGTCCATGGCGCCTTTGCCGGCGCCTGGTGCTGGCGGGAAACCTTCATGCCCTGGTTCGCCGCGCGGGGATGGGATACCCATGCCTTGTCGTTGCGCGGCCATGGCGCCAGCGACGGCGCCGAGCGGCTCGACAGCACCCGCCTTGCCGATTACGCCGACGATCTGCGCCGGGTCATCGACGAATTGGACCGCCCCCCGGTGCTGATTGGTCATTCGATGGGCGGAATGGTCGTTCAGAAGGTGCTGGAAGATACCCAGGCCGCCGCCGCCGTGCTGCTCGCCTCGGTTCCCCCCACCGGCTTGTTCAGCGGCAGCGTGCTGATGGCGCTGCGCCATCCGTTGCTGTGCATGGCGTTATGGCGCATTCAAACCTTCGGACCGGAAGAAGCCAGCCTGCGCATGGTCGAAGCCGGACTGTTCAGCACCCCCTTGGATGCGCGCGAGGCCGAACGCTACACCGCCCTGCTGCAAAACGAATCCTCGCGGGTGGTTCTTGATATGACGTGGTTCGACGTGCCGCGCCGCCGCTGCCCCCAGGAACTGCCCCTGCTCGTGCTCGGCGCCGAGGATGACGCCTTCGTGCCACCGATCGAGGTTCTGGCGACCGCCGCCTTCCATGGCACCACCGCCCAGCTGTTGCCCGATATCGGCCACGCCATGATGCTCGATCGCGGATGGGAAAAAACCGCATCGGTCATGGAGGAATGGTTGCGTTGCAGCGCATTTTAA
- a CDS encoding cytochrome ubiquinol oxidase subunit I yields MLDGWPDATLLARIQFAFTVSFHIIFPAFTIGLASYLAVLEATWLITKRRVFLDLYKHWVRVFALTFGMGVVSGLVMSYQFGTNWGPFAKATGSILGPLMGYEVLTAFFLEAGFLGVMLFGLTRVGPRLHFFATLMVAVGTLISAFWILAANSWMHTPTGHILENGIFRPGDWMEIVFNPSFPYRLVHMVTAAYLTTALVVGAAAARRLLLLRKSGEGRNDPGKGEASRLAFAMAMGMIALTAPLQAFLGDLHGLNTLEHQPAKIAAMEGHWQETISPAPLILFGLPDAEAETTRYAVEIPYLGSLILTHSLDGALQGLKAFPEADRPPVVIPFWSFRVMVGLGLLMIALGALAVWARLRGRLYDSPALYRFALLMGPAGFIAVLAGWVTTEVGRQPFVVYGLMRTSDMVSPIGAPGVAASLLAFIVVYFAVFGVGIRYLLKMMAQPVARSKDDPVPFTRAAGITPGPAEEARHVD; encoded by the coding sequence ATGCTTGATGGCTGGCCCGACGCGACGCTGCTGGCACGGATCCAGTTCGCTTTCACGGTTTCCTTTCACATCATCTTTCCGGCCTTCACCATCGGCCTTGCCAGCTATCTGGCGGTGCTCGAGGCGACGTGGCTGATCACCAAGCGCCGGGTGTTTCTCGATCTCTATAAGCACTGGGTTCGCGTCTTCGCCCTGACCTTTGGCATGGGCGTGGTGTCCGGGCTGGTGATGAGCTATCAGTTCGGCACCAACTGGGGGCCCTTCGCCAAGGCCACCGGCTCGATCCTGGGGCCCTTGATGGGCTATGAGGTGCTGACCGCCTTTTTCCTGGAGGCGGGGTTCCTTGGCGTGATGCTGTTCGGGCTGACGCGGGTTGGCCCCCGCCTGCATTTCTTCGCCACCCTGATGGTCGCCGTCGGCACGCTGATCTCGGCCTTCTGGATCCTGGCGGCCAATTCCTGGATGCATACCCCGACCGGCCATATCCTGGAAAACGGCATCTTCCGACCCGGCGACTGGATGGAGATCGTCTTCAATCCCAGTTTCCCCTATCGTCTGGTCCATATGGTCACGGCGGCCTATCTGACCACGGCCCTGGTGGTGGGGGCGGCGGCGGCGCGGCGTTTGCTGCTGCTGCGCAAAAGCGGCGAAGGCCGTAACGATCCGGGCAAGGGCGAGGCCTCGCGGCTGGCTTTCGCCATGGCCATGGGCATGATCGCCCTGACCGCGCCGCTTCAGGCCTTTCTCGGCGATCTGCATGGCCTCAACACCTTGGAGCATCAGCCGGCCAAGATCGCGGCCATGGAAGGCCATTGGCAGGAAACCATCTCCCCGGCGCCGCTGATCTTGTTTGGCCTGCCCGACGCCGAGGCCGAGACGACGCGCTACGCCGTCGAGATCCCCTATCTCGGCTCGTTGATCCTGACCCATTCCCTGGACGGCGCGCTTCAGGGGCTCAAGGCCTTTCCCGAGGCCGATCGCCCGCCGGTGGTCATTCCCTTCTGGTCATTCCGGGTGATGGTCGGCTTGGGCCTGCTGATGATCGCCCTGGGCGCCCTGGCCGTTTGGGCCCGGCTGCGCGGTAGGCTTTACGACAGCCCGGCGCTGTATCGCTTCGCCCTGCTGATGGGACCGGCCGGTTTCATCGCCGTTCTCGCCGGCTGGGTGACGACCGAGGTCGGTCGCCAGCCCTTTGTCGTCTATGGGCTGATGCGTACAAGCGATATGGTCTCGCCGATCGGCGCCCCCGGGGTGGCGGCATCGCTGCTGGCCTTCATCGTCGTGTATTTCGCCGTCTTCGGGGTGGGCATCCGCTATCTGCTCAAGATGATGGCCCAGCCGGTGGCCCGCTCCAAGGATGATCCCGTCCCCTTCACCCGCGCCGCCGGCATCACCCCGGGTCCGGCCGAGGAGGCTCGCCATGTCGATTGA
- the cydB gene encoding cytochrome d ubiquinol oxidase subunit II, whose product MSIDLPLIWGMLIAFAVFAYVVLDGFDLGIGILFPFLGGEDERNRAMNSIAPVWDGNETWLVLGGGGLFAAFPEAYSVLMTAFYAPVIAMLLALVFRGVAFEFRFMAKRGKRFWTAGFFAGSLMAALCQGMMLGAFVQGIAFEDGRYAGGWFDWFSPFSLLTGAAVVCGYSLLGAGWLAIKTDGPLADFAFRIARLAGVVTLVAIVAVSALTPLVAPLAAERWFGPQMLWHAPAPIAVVVLGAVLLRAIARRRELTLFLSGLGLFATCYIGFALSKYPYIIPDHVTFRAAAADEAALAFLLPGALVLIPIILGYTAYAYWVFRGKTGHEGYGH is encoded by the coding sequence ATGTCGATTGACCTGCCTTTGATCTGGGGGATGCTGATCGCTTTTGCCGTCTTCGCCTATGTGGTGCTCGATGGCTTCGACCTGGGCATCGGCATCCTGTTTCCCTTTCTGGGAGGCGAGGACGAGCGTAATCGGGCGATGAATTCGATCGCCCCGGTGTGGGACGGCAATGAAACTTGGCTGGTTCTTGGCGGCGGCGGCCTGTTCGCCGCCTTTCCCGAAGCTTATTCGGTGCTGATGACCGCCTTTTACGCCCCGGTCATCGCCATGCTGCTGGCTCTGGTGTTTCGCGGCGTCGCCTTTGAATTCCGCTTCATGGCCAAACGCGGCAAGCGCTTTTGGACGGCCGGCTTCTTCGCCGGATCGCTGATGGCCGCCTTGTGCCAGGGGATGATGCTGGGGGCCTTCGTTCAGGGCATCGCCTTTGAGGACGGGCGCTATGCCGGGGGCTGGTTCGACTGGTTCAGCCCCTTCTCGCTGCTGACGGGCGCGGCGGTGGTCTGCGGCTATAGCTTGCTGGGCGCCGGCTGGCTGGCGATCAAGACCGATGGGCCCTTGGCCGATTTCGCCTTTCGCATCGCCCGGCTTGCCGGAGTCGTTACCCTAGTGGCCATCGTCGCCGTTTCGGCGCTGACGCCGCTGGTCGCGCCGCTTGCCGCCGAACGCTGGTTCGGTCCGCAGATGCTGTGGCACGCCCCGGCACCGATCGCCGTGGTGGTGCTGGGCGCCGTGTTGCTGCGCGCCATCGCCCGCCGGCGCGAGCTGACGCTGTTCCTCTCGGGATTGGGGCTGTTCGCCACCTGCTACATCGGCTTCGCCCTGTCGAAGTATCCCTATATCATCCCCGATCACGTCACCTTCCGCGCCGCCGCCGCCGATGAGGCCGCCCTGGCCTTCCTGCTGCCCGGGGCCCTGGTGCTGATCCCGATCATTCTGGGCTACACCGCCTATGCCTATTGGGTGTTCCGCGGCAAGACCGGACACGAGGGGTACGGCCATTGA
- a CDS encoding trypsin-like serine peptidase: MAPRRLIAPLVRPLLLALAFGLIGGAAAAQSARDLPAESDAALRARLKPGIKGADDRRAVDAFSWPWSAIGRVNRSDGAFCTGSLIGRAEVLTAAHCLWNTRTGAWMPASGLTFAAGYQRGDWRSFSAVTTIRRAPGSRPGETTGDWAVLGLETPLGLSEGWLGTQAIAAAPAGLIQVGYGFDHRHIQTANLGCALTGALANGTVLHDCDVVQGDSGSPILAWTTAGPMVVALHVSSATLASGKAVGLAVPIAAITDKAYPPGRGTRPLDALAAKTLERLVASLAGQPVQPVDSTQRRTAATSPKAASDPP; encoded by the coding sequence GTGGCGCCCCGCCGGCTGATCGCCCCCCTGGTCCGGCCGCTGCTTCTCGCCCTGGCTTTTGGCCTTATCGGCGGAGCGGCGGCGGCCCAATCGGCGCGCGATCTGCCCGCCGAAAGCGACGCCGCCCTGCGCGCCCGCCTCAAGCCCGGCATCAAGGGCGCCGATGACCGCCGCGCCGTCGACGCCTTTTCCTGGCCATGGTCGGCGATCGGGCGGGTCAACCGCTCCGACGGCGCCTTTTGCACCGGCAGCCTGATCGGCCGGGCCGAGGTTCTGACCGCCGCCCATTGCCTGTGGAACACGCGAACCGGGGCCTGGATGCCGGCCTCTGGGCTGACCTTCGCCGCTGGCTACCAGCGCGGCGACTGGCGCTCGTTCTCCGCCGTCACCACGATCCGCCGCGCCCCCGGCTCGCGCCCGGGCGAGACCACCGGCGACTGGGCGGTGCTCGGCCTGGAAACCCCGCTGGGCCTCAGCGAGGGCTGGCTGGGAACCCAGGCGATCGCCGCCGCGCCCGCCGGACTGATCCAGGTGGGCTATGGCTTCGATCACCGCCATATCCAGACCGCCAATCTTGGCTGCGCGCTGACCGGCGCCCTGGCCAATGGCACCGTGCTCCATGATTGCGACGTGGTTCAGGGCGATTCGGGCTCGCCGATCCTGGCTTGGACGACCGCCGGACCGATGGTGGTGGCCCTGCATGTCTCGAGCGCCACCCTGGCCTCGGGCAAGGCGGTGGGGCTGGCCGTGCCGATCGCCGCGATCACCGACAAGGCCTATCCCCCCGGTCGCGGCACCCGCCCGCTGGACGCCCTCGCCGCCAAGACCCTGGAACGCCTTGTCGCCAGCTTGGCCGGGCAGCCCGTTCAGCCCGTCGACAGCACCCAGCGCAGAACCGCGGCAACCAGCCCCAAGGCGGCCAGCGATCCGCCGTAA
- a CDS encoding ABC transporter substrate-binding protein, whose translation MNKQPAARTALKKPASGVGRRAFLAGSAAGILGLAAPAIRRAQAAEAIRIGEINSYSQIPAFTLPYRNGWQLAVEQINAAGGLLGGRPLEVISRDDGGDPGKAVTAAQELLTRHGVHALAGTFLSHVGLAVSDFARQRKVLFMASEPLTDALTWEKGNRYTYRLRPSTYMQAAMLAAEAAKLPITRWATIAPNYEYGQSAVARFKELLLAARPEVTFVAEQWPALYKLDAGPTVQALQQAEPEGLFNVLFGADLPKFVREGRVRGLFAGRQVVSMLTGEPEYLNPLKDEAPEGWIVTGYPWYDIDTAPHRAFVEAYRARWKEDPFVGSLVGYNTLTAMAVAFEKAGGTESETLVETLKDMAFSTPMGPLSFRASDHQSTMGAWVGRTALRDGKGVMVDWRYVDGGSVLPPPEVVSAWRPAG comes from the coding sequence ATGAACAAGCAGCCAGCCGCGCGGACGGCTTTGAAAAAACCGGCCTCCGGGGTGGGGCGACGGGCCTTTCTCGCCGGATCGGCCGCCGGCATTCTGGGGCTGGCCGCGCCGGCGATCCGCCGGGCCCAGGCCGCCGAGGCGATTCGCATCGGCGAGATCAACAGCTACAGCCAGATTCCGGCCTTCACCCTGCCCTATCGCAACGGCTGGCAACTGGCGGTGGAGCAGATCAACGCCGCCGGCGGGTTGCTGGGCGGCCGGCCGCTGGAGGTCATCAGCCGCGACGACGGCGGCGATCCGGGCAAGGCGGTGACCGCCGCCCAGGAGTTGCTGACCCGCCACGGCGTCCACGCCCTGGCCGGCACCTTCCTGTCCCATGTCGGTCTGGCGGTGTCGGATTTCGCCCGCCAGCGCAAGGTGTTGTTCATGGCCTCCGAGCCCTTGACCGACGCCCTGACCTGGGAAAAGGGCAACCGCTATACCTATCGCCTGCGGCCGAGCACCTATATGCAGGCGGCGATGCTGGCGGCCGAAGCGGCGAAGCTACCGATCACCCGGTGGGCGACCATCGCCCCCAATTACGAATATGGCCAGTCGGCGGTGGCCCGCTTCAAGGAACTGCTGCTGGCCGCCCGCCCCGAGGTGACCTTCGTCGCCGAGCAATGGCCCGCCCTTTACAAGCTTGACGCCGGCCCCACCGTTCAGGCCCTGCAGCAGGCCGAACCCGAGGGCCTCTTCAATGTGCTGTTTGGCGCCGATCTGCCGAAATTCGTGCGCGAGGGACGGGTGCGCGGGTTGTTCGCCGGCCGTCAGGTGGTCAGCATGCTGACCGGCGAGCCGGAATATCTCAACCCGCTCAAGGACGAGGCGCCCGAGGGCTGGATCGTCACCGGTTATCCCTGGTACGATATCGACACCGCGCCGCACCGCGCCTTCGTCGAGGCCTATCGCGCCCGCTGGAAGGAAGATCCCTTCGTCGGCTCGCTGGTGGGCTATAACACCCTAACGGCGATGGCCGTCGCCTTTGAAAAGGCCGGCGGCACCGAAAGTGAAACCCTGGTCGAGACCCTTAAGGACATGGCGTTTTCCACCCCGATGGGGCCGCTTTCCTTCCGCGCCAGCGATCACCAGTCGACCATGGGCGCCTGGGTCGGCCGCACGGCCCTGCGCGATGGCAAAGGGGTGATGGTCGATTGGCGCTATGTGGATGGCGGCTCCGTTCTGCCGCCGCCCGAAGTGGTCAGCGCGTGGCGCCCCGCCGGCTGA